The following are from one region of the Aspergillus luchuensis IFO 4308 DNA, chromosome 4, nearly complete sequence genome:
- a CDS encoding uncharacterized protein (COG:G;~EggNog:ENOG410Q2YG;~InterPro:IPR020846,IPR036259;~TransMembrane:14 (i56-80o100-119i126-146o152-170i182-204o210-230i251-271o277-296i317-341o347-370i382-403o409-431i452-475o515-534i);~go_function: GO:0022857 - transmembrane transporter activity [Evidence IEA]): MGVEYIEFSHAKDGLEQQLCNCASSQNLVEVASAEHLRHNAAANLAAEWKLGVKEWLVLACVSLLMTMDAFNATVLLPLITNLSATSEQPLGNTLWIEASYLLASAASQPFSVMLAAILGVGPIALGAAVLATVGTGVCSGSMSLACLVPGRFVQGVGCGGVIATSLLMIDEVIPYPHQARITGYAFQTRVVGATVGLIFGGLLVDHAVWTFYASLVFCALGLLVIPFAVELRTYRRIAKCKACELDWQGAVLTFMGMGCLLIGVNWGGILYEWTNWHVLVVLGAGAASIIVLVLYESLWSVHPLFSSTIFSSIARTMLYLSSLLHGFLLSCHLLNCALYLRLIQELSSAFAGLGLLTVVSPALVALILTERVRHLRNPSTFPWMVRIGWLCSVLATGFFIILDDSTPPQVWVFILLGAGIGHSLLISGHHRGVHHIHQPNRDSEHYSASSILMYSLLRTWGMCIAVPVGGAIILHRIVRQEGAESSHFDFQAGEAPLSQQGRDQKEMLVGGFHMLWRVMVGASALGGVSSLFVK, translated from the exons ATGGGGGTTGAGTATATTGAATTCAGCCATGCGAAGGATGGCCTGGAGCAGCAACTTTGCAATTGTGCTAGTTCTCAGAACCTGGTCGAGGTTGCCAGCGCAGAGCATCTGCGCCACAATGCCGCGGCGAATCTGGCCGCGGAATGGAAACTCGGTGTTAAAGAATGGCTGGTCCTGGCCTGCGTCTCTTTATTGATGACAATGGATGCCTTCAATGCGACCGTACTGCTTCCCCTGATAACA AATCTATCAGCCACATCTGAACAGCCACTCGGAAACACACTATGGATTGAGGCATCATACCTTCTGGCTAGTGCGGCAAGCCAGCCATTCTCTGTCATGCTCGCAGCAATTTTGGGGGTAGGGCCTATTGCCCTTGGAGCTGCTGTGCTGGCCACAGTGGGAACGGGAGTCTGTAGTGGTTCGATGAGCTTAGCTTGTCTGGTTCCAGGGCGGTTTGTCCAAGGCGTAGGCTGTGGAGGAGTAATTGCGACCTCGCTTCTGATGATAGATGAAGTCATCCCATATCCTCACCAGGCTCGAATTACTGGGTATGCCTTTCAGACTCGAGTGGTCGGGGCCACTGTTGGCCTTATCTTCGGTGGGTTGCTTGTCGATCACGCCGTCTGGACCTTTTATGCCAGTCTCGTCTTCTGCGCACTGGGACTTTTGGTCATTCCGTTCGCAGTTGAGTTGCGGACCTACAGGCGTATCGCAAAGTGCAAGGCGTGCGAGCTTGACTGGCAGGGTGCCGTGTTGACCTTTATGGGAATGGGCTGTCTTCTCATAGGCGTCAATTGGGGCGGGATATTATACGAATGGACTAACTGGCACGTTTTGGTAGTTCTTGGTGCTGGGGCAGCCTCGATCATCGTCCTAGTCCTGTATGAGAGTCTGTGGTCTGTCCACCCGCTTTTCTCGTCGACAATTTTCAGCAGCATCGCAAGGACCATGTTGTACCTAAGTAGCTTGCTGCACGGATTCTTG TTATCCTGTCATCTCCTCAACTGTGCCCTGTATCTAAGACTGATCCAAGAATTGTCGTCTGCATTCGCAGGGCTCGGTCTCCTCACGGTCGTCAGCCCGGCATTGGTAGCGCTCATTCTGACAGAAAGGGTGAGACATTTGCGAAACCCGAGTACCTTTCCCTGGATGGTCCGGATCGGATGGTTGTGCAGCGTCCTTGCGACAGGCTTCTTCATTATCCTAGACGACAGCACTCCGCCTCAAGTATGGGTTTTCATCTTGCTTGGTGCAGGAATAGGCCACTCCCTCCTTATTTCTGGGCACCATCGAGGAGTGCACCACATACACCAGCCGAACAGAGATAGTGAGCACTACTCAGCATCAAGCATCCTCATGTACTCTCTTCTGCGGACGTGGGGGATGTGTATTGCTGTTCCTGTTGGCGGGGCGATCATTTTGCATCGAATAGTGAGGCAGGAGGGCGCAGAGAGCAGTCACTTTGATTTCCAAGCAGGCGAGGCCCCCTTATCGCAGCAGGGCAGGGATCAGAAGGAGATGCTTGTAGGTGGGTTTCATATGCTATGGCGAGTTATGGTCGGGGCGTCTGCTTTAGGAGGTGTCAGCTCGCTGTTTGTGAAATGA
- a CDS encoding polysaccharide lyase family 1 protein (CAZy:PL1;~COG:G;~EggNog:ENOG410PIPP;~InterPro:IPR012334,IPR002022,IPR011050;~PFAM:PF00544;~SECRETED:SignalP(1-20)): MKYTTIFSAAAAVFAGSAAAVGVSGSAEGFAKGVTGGGSATPVYPDTIDELVSYLGDDEARVIVLTKTFDFTDSEGTTTGTGCAPWGTASACQVAIDQNDWCENYEPDAPSVSVEYYNAGTLGITVTSNKSLIGEGSSGAIKGKGLRIVSGAENIIIQNIAVTDINPKYVWGGDAITLDDCDLVWIDHVTTARIGRQHYVLGTSADNRVSLTNNYIDGVSDYSATCDGYHYWAIYLDGDADLVTMKGNYIYHTSGRSPKVQDNTLLHAVNNYWYDISGHAFEIGEGGYVLAEGNVFQNVDTVLETYEGEAFTVPSSTAGEVCSTYLGRDCVINGFGSSGTFSEDSTSFLSDFEGKNIASASAYTSVASSVAANAGQGNL, translated from the exons ATGAAGTACACTACTATCTTCAGCGCTGCTGCCGCTGTTTTCGCTGGTTCCGCCGCTGCCGTCGGCGTGTCCGGCTCTGCTGAGGGTTTCGCCAAGGGCGTCACCGGTGGTGGCAGTGCCACCCCCGTCTACCCCGACACTATCGATGAGCTGGTCTCCTACCTCGGAGACGATGAGGCCCGCGTCATTGTCCTGACCAAGACCTTCGACTTCACCGACAGCGAAGGTACCACCACTGGCACTGGTTGCGCTCCCTGGGGTACCGCTTCCGCTTGCCAGGTTGCTATTGACCAGAACGACTGGTGCGAGAACTACGAGCCCGATGCTCCCTCTGTCAGCGTTGAATA CTACAACGCTGGTACCCTCGGTATCACCGTCACCTCCAACAAGTCCCTCATCGGTGAGGGCTCCTCTGGTGCcatcaagggcaagggtcTCCGCATTGTCAGCGGTGCTgagaacatcatcattca GAACATCGCCGTTACcgacatcaaccccaagTACGTctggggtggtgatgctatTACTCTTGATGACTGTGACCTGGTCTGGATCGACCACGTTACT ACTGCCCGCATTGGTCGCCAGCACTACGTCCTCGGAACCAGCGCCGACAACCGCGTCTCTCTCACCAACAACTACATTGACGGTGTCTCCGACTACTCCGCCACCTGCGATGGCTACCACTACTGGGCCATCTACCTTGACGGTGACGCCGACTTGGTCACCATGAAGGGCAACTACATCTACCACACCTCCGGCCGTTCCCCCAAGGTCCAGGACAACACTCTCCTCCACGCT GTTAACAACTACTGGTACGACATCTCCGGCCACGCCTTCGAGATCGGTGAGGGTGGCTACGTCTTGGCTGAGGGCAACGTTTTCCAGAACGTCGACACTGTTCTTGAGACCTACGAGGGCGAGGCCTTCAccgtcccctcctccaccgccggTGAAGTCTGCTCCACCTACCTTGGCCGTGACTGTGTCATCAACGGCTTCGGCTCCTCCGGCACTTTCTCCGAGGACAGcacctctttcctctccgaCTTCGAGGGCAAGAACATTGCCTCTGCTTCGGCTTACACCTCTGTTGCCTCTAGCGTTGCTGCTAACGCCGGTCAGGGCAACCTGTAA
- the sdh2 gene encoding succinate dehydrogenase iron-sulfur protein subunit SDH2 (BUSCO:EOG09263X1F;~COG:C;~EggNog:ENOG410PHEW;~InterPro:IPR017900,IPR017896,IPR012675,IPR001041, IPR006058,IPR009051,IPR025192,IPR004489,IPR036010;~PFAM:PF13534,PF13237,PF13085,PF13183;~go_function: GO:0009055 - electron transfer activity [Evidence IEA];~go_function: GO:0016491 - oxidoreductase activity [Evidence IEA];~go_function: GO:0051536 - iron-sulfur cluster binding [Evidence IEA];~go_function: GO:0051537 - 2 iron, 2 sulfur cluster binding [Evidence IEA];~go_process: GO:0006099 - tricarboxylic acid cycle [Evidence IEA];~go_process: GO:0055114 - oxidation-reduction process [Evidence IEA]), with amino-acid sequence MAALRTTSRLFASSKPLFRPAAFTRSYATVDALSQDPNPSEQPRVKTFHVYRWNPDQPTEKPKMQSYSLDLNKTGPMMLDALIRIKNEMDPTLTFRRSCREGICGSCAMNIDGVNTLACLCRIPTDTAKESRIYPLPHTYVVKDLVPDLTYFYKQYKSIKPYLQRDTPTADGLENRQSPEERKKLDGLYECILCACCSTSCPSYWWNSEEYLGPAILLQSYRWLADSRDEKTAERKAALDNSMSVYRCHTILNCSRTCPKGLNPARAIAEIKKMMTAH; translated from the exons ATGGCTGCCCTTCGCACGACCTCGCGCCTGTTCGCTTCCTCGAAGCCGCTGTTCCGCCCAGCCGCCTTCACTCGCTCCTATGCGACCGTTGACGCCCTTTCCCAG GACCCCAACCCCTCGGAGCAGCCCCGGGTCAAGACTTTCCATGTCTACCGCTGGAACCCCGATCAGCCCACCGAGAAGCCCAAGATGCAGTCTTACTCCCTGGATCTGAACAAGACCGGTCCCATGATGCTGGACGCCCTGATCCGCATCAAGAACGAGATGGACCCCACCCTGACTTTCCGGAGAAGTTGCAGAGAGGGTATCTGTGGAAGTTGCGCGATGAACATTGACGGTGTCAACACCCTGGCTTGCCTGT GCCGTATCCCCACCGATACCGCCAAGGAGTCTCGCATCTACCCTCTGCCTCACACCTACGTCGTCAAGGACTTGGTCCCCGATTTGACCTACTTCTACAAGCAGTACAAGTCGATCAAGCCTTACCTGCAGCGCGACACCCCGACCGCGGAT GGTCTCGAGAACCGCCAGAGCCCCGAGGAGCGTAAGAAGCTGGACGGTCTGTACGAGTGCATTCTGTGCGCTTGCTGCTCTACCTCCTGCCCCTCGTACTGGTGGAACAGCGAGGAGTACCTTGGAcccgccatcctcctccagtccTACCGTTGGTTGGCCGATTCCCGTGACGAGAAGACCGCCGAGCGTAAGGCCGCTCTCGACAACAGCATGAGCGTGTACCGTTGCCACACCATTCTCAACTGCTCGCGGACTTGCCCCAAGGGCCTGAACCCCGCACGGGCCATTgcggagatcaagaagatgatgactgCTCATTAG
- a CDS encoding class II fructose-bisphosphate aldolase (COG:G;~EggNog:ENOG410PMFD;~InterPro:IPR000771,IPR013785;~PFAM:PF01116;~go_function: GO:0003824 - catalytic activity [Evidence IEA];~go_function: GO:0008270 - zinc ion binding [Evidence IEA];~go_function: GO:0016832 - aldehyde-lyase activity [Evidence IEA];~go_process: GO:0005975 - carbohydrate metabolic process [Evidence IEA]), with translation MPLPNNRALPILDHAYQHHYGVPAMCCYNIEGILATVRAAEKHRSPAMILLFPWALQYAGSILVHAAAEAARNASVPITVHLDHAQTPEIVRQAADITPGFDSIMIDMSHYEKAENLSLTRELVAYCHERGIATEAEPGRIEGGEDGVSDTADLEGVLTTPEEAEEFVNTGIDWLAPAFGNVHGSYGPRGIRLEYDRLESIRERVGDRVRLVLHGADPFDKGIFDRCVAAGVSKVNINKVLNGEWVGVMERRAGEKGVGVMGLVEEATARMEEAVGRCIEVLGSGGRY, from the coding sequence atgcccctccccaacaaccgcgccctccccatcctcgaccaCGCCTACCAGCACCACTACGGCGTGCCCGCCATGTGCTGCTACAACATCGAAGGCATCCTCGCAACCGTCCGCGCCGCCGAAAAGCACCGCTCCCCAGCCAtgatcctcctcttcccctggGCGCTGCAATACGCCGGGTCCATCCTCGTGcacgccgccgccgaagccgccCGCAACGCCAGCGTCCCCATAACGGTGCACCTCGACCACGCGCAAACACCCGAAATAGTCCGGCAAGCCGCAGACATCACCCCCGGATTCGACAGCATCATGATCGACATGTCCCACTACGAGAAAGCCGAGAACCTCTCGTTAACGCGCGAGCTCGTCGCCTACTGCCACGAGCGGGGCATCGCGACAGAAGCCGAGCCCGGGCGTATCGAGGGCGGGGAAGACGGCGTCTCGGACACTGCGGACCTGGAGGGGGTGTTGACGACCCCcgaagaggcggaggagttcgTCAACACGGGGATTGATTGGCTGGCTCCGGCTTTTGGCAATGTGCATGGGAGTTATGGACCCAGGGGGATTCGGTTGGAGTATGACCGGTTGGAGAGCAttagggagagggtgggggaTAGGGTGAGGTTGGTGTTGCATGGGGCGGATCCGTTTGATAAGGGGATTTTTGATAGATGTGTTGCGGCTGGGGTTAGTAAGGTGAATATTAATAAGGTGTTGAATGGGGAGTGGGTGGGCGttatggagaggagggctggggagaagggagtcggggtgatggggttggtggaggaggcgacGGCTaggatggaggaggcggTTGGGAGGTGTATTGAGGTTTTGGGGTCGGGGGGGAGGTATTAA
- a CDS encoding NAD(P)-dependent oxidoreductase (COG:I;~EggNog:ENOG410PKHM;~InterPro:IPR029154,IPR002204,IPR036291,IPR006115, IPR008927,IPR013328;~PFAM:PF03446,PF14833;~go_function: GO:0016491 - oxidoreductase activity [Evidence IEA];~go_function: GO:0050661 - NADP binding [Evidence IEA];~go_function: GO:0051287 - NAD binding [Evidence IEA];~go_process: GO:0055114 - oxidation-reduction process [Evidence IEA]), whose translation MSKPAIGFVGLGAMGFGMATHLVHEGYPVYGYDVFPASVQRFQAAGGTPASSLRESAEGKSFYVCMVASAPQAQTVLFGDEGVVQYLPQNATLLLCSTVAASYAQSVAAELASRGRSDIHFVDAPVSGGAKRAADGTLSIMAGGADSALQIARDLLQTMSAPSKLYLVPGGVGAGSNMKMVHQVLAAIHILGASEAMGFAAHLGLDAVNTAEQIKSSEAWTWMHENRFPRMVEEDWNPGASALTIILKDAGIITTSARQNNFPIPLCATAEQIYLSALVQGYGPKDDSAMIRQYYSHPLKDIDTSSATEDPETALQLVLDLMQCVNLVAAAEAIAFARSLGVDMAQFFELVSDAAGGSKVFVTRGLEMIEGKIGTQAPAGSETLNAVVSRLEKVVQKARDMHCPLHLGNAALNVLLMSKGQGYGSEASTSVIRVYP comes from the exons ATGTCTAAACCAGCCATTGGCTTTGTTGGCCTCGGGGCCATGGGCTTCGGCATGGCCACCCACCTTGTTCATGAAGGATACCCTGTTTACGGCTACGATGTCTTTCCAGCCTCGGTGCAGCGATTCCAGGCTGCGGGGGGCACACCCGCCTCCTCGCTGCGTGAATCAGCGGAAGGAAAGTCTTTCTACGTCTGCATGGTAGCATCGGCGCCGCAGGCGCAAACCGTCCTCTTCGGAGATGAGGGCGTTGTGCAAT ACCTCCCCCAAAATGCAACCCTCCTCCTTTGCTCCACCGTCGCCGCCTCATATGCGCAATCTGTCGCCGCAGAACTCGCCTCTCGAGGTCGATCAGATATTCACTTTGTTGATGCACCAGTCTCAGGAGGTGCGAAGCGCGCCGCGGATGGCAccctctccatcatggcGGGCGGTGCTGACTCTGCGCTGCAAATTGCGCGCGATTTGCTGCAGACTATGTCTGCCCCAAGCAAGCTCTATCTTGTCCCGGGAGGAGTGGGAGCCGGCAGTAACATGAAGATGGTACATCAGGTGCTGGCTGCCATCCACATCTTGGGGGCCAGCGAGGCTATGGGTTTCGCGGCGCATCTGGGCCTGGATGCAGTGAATACAGCAGAGCAGATAAAGAGCTCAGAAGCGTGGACCTGGATGCATGAGAACCGTTTTCCtaggatggtggaggaggattggaATCCTGGGGCGAGTGCTCTGACAATCATTCTGAAGGATGCT GGCATCATTACTACCTCAGCCCGTCAAAACAACTTTCCAATTCCGCTCTGCGCAACTGCAGAGCAGATTTACCTCTCCGCTCTTGTACAAGGTTACGGCCCCAAGGACGACTCCGCTATGATCCGCCAGTACTACTCGCATCCACTCAAAGACATCGATACTTCCTCAGCAACCGAGGATCCAGAAACCGCTCTACAGCTCGTGCTTGACCTCATGCAATGCGTAAACCTTGTCGCGGCTGCCGAAGCCATCGCCTTCGCACGGTCACTAGGTGTCGATATGGCGCAATTCTTCGAACTCGTCAGCGACGCAGCCGGTGGAAGCAAGGTATTCGTCACGAGAGGACTAGAGATGATTGAGGGTAAAATCGGCACACAGGCGCCAGCTGGCTCAGAGACTCTGAATGCGGTAGTGAGTCGGTTAGAGAAGGTGGTGCAGAAGGCGCGGGACATGCACTGCCCGCTCCATCTCGGCAACGCAGCCCTGAACGTATTATTGATGTCCAAGGGCCAAGGGTACGGGTCGGAGGCCAGCACCAGCGTAATCCGTGTTTATCCGTAG